CCTGGAGCCTGCCCTCACCTGTGAGATACACCGCGAACCTGGCGCCGACGTGCTGCACCTGCAGGTTCAACAAGCACTTCATGCACTCGGATCTGGGGGACGAGCTGGAGTCGCACGCGTGGTAGTGCAGCACCTCAATGAGGTCTTGGCATGACTTCAGGATCAAGTTCTTCCTATGGGCGATAGTGTCCACCCTGCACGAGGAGAGGGGCACAGCTCCAGTCTTTGCCAAAATGTGCTTCCCAGAGCTTTGAGACCCCTCCCTGCCATAGGAAACACCCAGCGGGCTGAAAACCAGGTCTTAAAAACTACTGTGTTGCTattgctgtgtgctcagggTGGAGAAAACCAGAGTTAtccctgtttgttgcagcaTTTTCTGCTCACAGTGAGAACAAACCAGCTCATCTGCCAAAGAGGGGGAGAGCTGCCTTATGGAGATGCAGCGGGGTGTGCAGGGTGGCTGCCAGAGCAATGCCTCATCCAGGATCATGTGCAAGGCACAGCATTTCAAGCCAGCTCCTGTTCAGGTCCCAACCCTGCTGCTCCCTCATAGAGATAAAAAAACCCGTTGTGTTTTACCTGAGAGTGTGCAAATACCGACCTCTGGCAATGCCACACTCACTGATAAGGGGAGTTCTCATGTTAAAAAACTTTCATGTTCGTCTTGTGAGAAGCCAAAGCACAACTGGAGGCACCAGACACTCCCTCTGCACCCACGCTCCACCATGGTGCCCTATTGCCAAGGACACTGAGGACAAAGGATCTGCTGCTACGCGGCCGTTACCTGATGTTTTCTCGGAGCTTTTTGCTCTCCTTGTAGTGGAGGAACCACTTCCACCTCCCGCTTCTGTTCAGCTTCTCCAGGACCTTCACCACTTCTTTCAGTTGCCCTGGGGAGACAGCAAGAGTGAGTGAAGGGTCCTGTTGGAAGCTGGGCACtgtggggcactgtggggcactgtggggcttGGCCATGGTGAGCTGATGGCTCACAGCCTCTTTGGGATACCATGCCGGCATTTGAAAACACACTGCTACCGAATTTATGCCCTTAATATCAAACAAGGTAAAGATCTGTGAGATCTGTTTTTAAATCCCATTGAAAAGCTGAAGAGACCAATAAGGTCTCCCTGTTGCCCTCCTtgtccaggctggatgttatTACACATCCCCTGCTCCACCCCTTATGGTTTTGGTGGCCTCTGCTGCACTTGTTCCAGTACTTAGATCTTTATGGGAGCCATGATATGGACCCATTTATCCAGATGGGGTCTCAAGCACTGATCAGAGGGCAAAAATTCCTCCCTTTTAGCAAACAAGAGGATGCCCATGGTTAAGTTTTTGGAAGCAAATGTTGGTATATCTGCATCTAAACAAGAGGGACTCACCCAACGTCGCCATTTCCAACAGCTCATCGTCTGACACCACGAAGCCACCAGAACAGAACAGCTCCTGGTATGTCTGATCTGTTATGTCTTCAGGGCTGTCCACTCCAGCAAAAACCACGCTGGGACAGTGCTTCAGCCTCAGCAAACACGGGACCTGCTCAAGGCAGAATGCTTTTGTGAAAACAGAGCGTGATCCAAGAGAACGCTGAGAGCCCACCTCATCCTCTGCCTGCACCACCATGATGCTCACATCTCCATAGCCCAGCTCTACAATCATGGGTGGTGACATGGGGAGCTACAGGCAGATCCATGTGCTTCACATTCCCTGCAGTCCATGAACCAAAGCCCATCTGAAAGGCTCTGTTCCCCTAAATGAGCCCATTTTGGCTCATTTGTGTTGGTCTCAGCCACAGCCCTCACCTTGTGAATGTGTGAGGAGATGTCCTCGTTCCTGATGATGACCAGCAGCCAGTTGGTGTCCCGGTGTTTCATTCTGCAGAAGCTCAGAGGTTCCACCTCCACGTGGCCATCTTTCTTCAGCAACGTCTGAAAGAGATATCGTCACATATTTGTAGAAGAAATATCTTCACAAGTGAGCAAGAGCCAGCTGTGATGGCTCCCAATTGCAGGGCATGAGGACTTCTCAGGCCCCAAAgcttcccatccccatccaacTGTTACCTTCACTCTTGCAAAGAAGGGTTCCTCTCCTGTCTCCACCAGGTAGAACATCCCAGGCTGCCTGCACGCCTCCTCGGCCATGCTGCGCAGGCGGAACTGCAGCGTGTTGCACAGCTCCGTGATCACATCCTCAAAGGGAGCACCCTGCCTGGGGAGGGACACACGGCGCCGAGAGCTGATGGCCTCCCCCTGTGCCAAACCCTTCCCTCTGCTCTTACCCTCCGTGTCAACCCTACTCAGCATCACCCTATTGAACTCTGCGTACTCATTGAGGATAACCGAGATGTCCTCACGGGAGTCCTTCAGTTTATTCTCATATTTGAGCTTGCTGAGATGGAAAGGAGCCGCACAGCCCTGGTCTGGggagctggctctgctcctctgccacCCACAGGTGCCCCACGATGGGGTGCAATGGGAGGGGTCCCTGCGGTGGCTGCGTCGCTGGTGGGACCTGAGGGTGCGTGGCCTTGCGTCCGAGGGCAGGATTGTCACCTGCAAAGGGCTCCTGCTCCGCGAGGAGTGAGGGGCTCCTCGCACAGGTGACTCCTGGGGAGAGCAGTCTCTAGGAAAAATGGAGGTAGAAAGGGGTGGTGTCCCACTCCTTAGGATCTGTTTTAGCTTATTATGGAAACGGAGGCGCTCCATGTCCAAAGTGTGCTGGGTGATTTCTTCAAAACCTTTCCACGTCCCCATCAGTGACTCCCGTAAATGAGTCTGTCCTTGTGAGCTTCCCATCCTGCCTGGGCATTTTGTGGTGACCATGAAGTTCAGGTAATCCCTGGAGATCCCCCGGCTGTCCGTGATATTGACATAGGGTGGCACGTGTCTGCTGCTGGTGTTCCATTGGCTGGTGGGCCACCAGCAGCCCTCCTCAGTGCTCAGGGATCCCCACTCCTCGCTGCATCCCTCTGAGCATCCCAAGCTTATAGAGGATGAGGAATCGCAGTCAGTCCTTGTGGCACCCATGGACCTCAAGCAATGGCAACACCTGGGCTTAAGAAGGGGGTGGGAAGTGCGTCCCAAGTGCTTCTCCCAGTCTGAGTCACTGGAGGAGGACCTGTAGGATGGATCTTCCCAGCTCAAACCcacatatttttctgtgctggggAGGCATTTTGCCTTCAGGAGAGCATCCAAAATGACCCCAGTGTCACTAACCACTGAGCTCTCTCCAGAATCTGCACATAGCTGTGATGTTGGGATTGGCAGAACAGGGATTTCTCCCTCTTCCAGCTCTTCATCAGCACAGTGCGGATCAGCCAACACAGCGGAGTCACCCTGGCTGCACAAAAACGTGGGCTCTCCCATAGGCATGAACAACTCCCCTGCTCCAGATGATGCAgggggggcaggagggatgCTGTTTCCTCCCTCGCATTCCTTAGGGCTCCCTGGGCAGGCACACTTGCTGTCAGCATCTGGTGGTAGCTGTTCCACACAGCTGGAGCTCAGGGCAGCAtctggagcaggagctggactcaTTTTGGGGTCCACACCAATGACTGGGTCTGGCTCAGTCTCATGGCCATGCAGAGGAGAACAAGGCCTTGATCCTGGCTCTTCAGGTGTGAGTATATCCAGAGGAGAGCTCTCTGTAGACtctgcatggcacagccccaAGTCCTTCTTCGCTCCTTCTGCACATTCAGGCTTCAAGGAGCCACTCAGAGCTGGGTTCTCAGCAGCCACACTCAGCGCTGCAGCAACCACTGTCTTGCAAGGCTTTCCATGTGGGCACAAGTCTGGTTCCTGCTCACTTTGCTTTAATAAGCAGCAACAGGTGTCTGCAGCAGTACCGTGGGGAGAAGGGTCCTGATGGGGGGAAGGCAGGGATGGGCTGTTTGGAGAgctctgctggtgctgggcCACAGCAAGAGGTGGTATATCACCAACAGGCTCCTCTTCTCTCACTGAGGAGGAAGAATCTAACAGGTCACACAGAGAGGTCTTCAGTTCCTGTGGTGCATCAGCTGTGCTCGTTTCATTGCTCTTAGGGGGCTtctcagcagcactcagcaacGTGAGCTCAGCACTATCACCTGAAGACCTTTGGGAAAGGCTCCCTCCTGGGCCACCCCTTGGTGGAGTTTGGAGGAGAGTTGCGGCCACCTGGTTCTCTGGAGCAGCTCCCATATCAGTTCCTCCATCAGAGCAGATGCTGGAGTCAGGGGACAGGGTTAGGAAGGGTCCCTGGTCTCGTGGTGACTCAGGGccagctgtgcaggcagcttTGCTCCCAGCAAGCACCCATGTTTCTGCAGAGGGCGCACAATCCTCGTCTTTCTGCTCCAAACCATCCCTGAGCACCTCGCTGGCAAGTCGGGAGCTGCTCGTAACGGTAACCCCACAAACAAGGTTTTGACTGGGGGACAATGGCAGCACTGACACAGGATCATCTGTACATGCCAAACCAATGCTATTTGCCCCTGCATTTGGAGTGGCCATAGCCCCTGAGGGCTTTGGAGGTGCTGAATTCACCAGCTCTCCATCAcctctttctgaaaatgctaAATCAACAGGCCTTGTGATcgtgctttcattttcagagtcttccttctctctttttccttcctccacctcttcctcctctttttcactACGTCCTATGGGCTCTTGTGATTCCCTCTCTTCTTCACCAAGCCCAATGAGGTTTGAGTGAGTTTTGAGACTTGCTTCTGAGGGCATCGAATCACAGGAACGTGGACTGTGGTCACCCCTTGAGCACGCTGCCCCCATGCTCTCTGGCTGCTCTCCACCTCCATGCTGAGCACACAGGGCAGCACTCTGGGGAGCTGGGCTAAAATTCAGGGTTTGGCCACGTGGGTTttccctgcccagcacagcctggggtTCACCAGCATCGCCAAGCTCCTCAGAAGGGCTGGGGGTCATCTCAGCATCCCTCAGCTCCTCCTTGAGTGGCTCAACCTGAAACAACATAAGCCAGAGGTTAACCTTAAAGATAGGAACTGAGAAACCCCATGTGCGAGGACATGGATATTCTAACAACTCAAACTTTGTCAGTACAACCACCCCAGTGGCATCTGTGGAGATAAGTTTGCCTCCCAAATAAGTCTGGCTTGAATCTTTATCAGACAGGAGTCACTACCATGGCCACAGACAGCCAGGGAAAGGATATGAAGCTTTTTATCTTCTATATACAGTGAAGAGGCGTAAAAACAGACCAAACTGTGCAGAGATCTCAATAAGGATCCATCACAGGCTGGAAAATGCCCAGAGGAGACAGGCAGGCTTTTGAAACCCCATCTTGGGGTAGTTCtggttttccttctccctcacTTAAGAGTAGATTTCTAATAGAGACCTTTATActgataaaaacaaactgaGCCATGCTGGATCTCCAGTGACTGAGGGTTTGTTTGCTCACTAGTCTTCTCTCTGGGGTCTGGAGAAGTCCAGTGATTGAGGGTTTGCTCAGACCCTGGAGAGAAGGTGCTTGTGTTTATATGGCCTTGAGAAATCTGATATTTACTCGCTCCAATCCTTTGGGATTCCTGCACATCGTGTCCCTGTTCTCTCAGTCAGTGATGGATACGGCTTCCCTCAGAGCCCAGGGATACCAGCTCAGAGTGAACTGGAATTGAGGCCTCTGAGAACTCTGAGTATGTGTGCATAGGGCAGCAAACTGCTGAATGACTTTCATGTATCATGCTTCAGAGAGCCCAACTACATCGCCCCAAGAGAGCTCACAGGCACATCTGCTCCATTCCACCCACAAGAACCTACTTGCACAAGCACAAAATGCACTGTGCGCCCTGCTGGCTTGTAGCACCCACACCCCAAGCTCTTACTGCAGTGATAGTTGAGACGTCATGCACACACTTCTCAGTTCTGTCTTTCCCAGCCGGGTTGCTCTGATCTGCATGTTCAGTGAGGGAAGGGCTCTCTGGGCTGGTGGAGGAAGGCTCCTCCTCCCCTGAAGAGGATGATACCGTACTATCAACAACACCAGGAGTCCCATCAGCATCAGTCTGAGAGTCTGCAGCGCTCTTCTCCGGGTGGAAACAGCcctggcagtgtgtgctgggaTCCAGAGAGCTTCTAGGAGTCTGGTCAGGGTCTGACCGTGAATCCGCAGGGCACGTCTCCAACTCGAAGCAATCATCGCTGTCTTCACTCAGCTCAAAGAAGTCTCCAGTGCTGTTTAAGGAGACGTATTTCTTGGGGTTGCTGTGCTTCACCACTTTCCTCGTGCTGCTAAAGAGTTCACTGGGCTTGCTGTAGAATAGAGCTACCCACATGTGAAGTATCAGCTTCATCTCTTCCACATCATCGGGTAGATCACAGTCCCAGGGcctggaagagaaagcaaacacagcctgAAGTCATGGAATcgtttgagttgaaagggacccttaaatgtcatctagtccaactcccctgcaatgagcacaGACATCTATATACCCGCCTCCTCCCTCTGCTTGACAAGGTAACTCATCCTTAGTGCTGAACCTCAGTGCAGGGGGGGCTGTAAGTGCTCAGCTGCATCACTTGATGTGGTTTCCAACTTGAAACAAGAAACTCACAGCTGCTAACAGGCTCTTGTGTGCACCTATTCTATCTGTAGAGGCACAGAGCTTCAACGCAACAAAATGGGGCATCTCAGCATGGAGAAAAGGCAATCATCATGCGAAgtgaagcaaaaaagaaagcatagaaaACCCATTCCTATAGCAAAAGATGTCCCCTGCAGATGGCCTTCCAGGCTGACTTACCCATGCAGGGCACGGATGACTGTTTTCTCCAGAGCATCGTTGGTGTACCTGCTGTCCAAGTGGAAGAGATATTCCTCCTCCCATCGGCACGTCACCTTCATGGTCTCACCGCAGTGGTTGACTGTGTGGGACTTGGCAAAGTCCCCCTTCCGCCTTGGAGGCAGCAGGCTGCTCCTGCGCCTTGCCCTCATGGCCTCCAAGGGGCTCTGTGGGCAGGTGCTGTTCTGGTGGCAGAAAGGCAGGACCTTCCCAACCGGGGGTGCTGCTTGGGAGCTCCTGGTCCCATTTCTGAAGGGCGCTGACCGAGGGTGGGGGACACCTCTGTGTTTCTTTGAGTGCTCATGCATCAGCGAGGCATAGGAGTGCTCAGAGGAGACGAAGGAGTGTTTGTTCACCTCGGTGGCCTCCTGCATTGTCTCCCTTGGAGGCAGCACACACGTTTGTTGGCTGTTCTTGCTGTTAATCCCAAGGCTTTTCTCTCCAGGAACAGGAGTTGAGtcttttaattctgtttttccagctgGGAGAAGCTTCTGGTTTAGAGATGCTTTACTAGATGAGACGGCTGCCTTTGCAAACTTTTCTACCCTGTGGTATTCGTGGTCGGAAGCACCGCGTGAGGACTTGTGCTTGCAATGACTCTGCTGCTCCTTGGCAGAGTCAGTGGATGAACTGCAGGACAAAGCGATCGTCCCGCTGTCCATGGGGATAAAGGGAGGAATACAGGAACCCAGAGCCAGGTCTGCCAGCAAGTTCAAGGCGTGGGACTCGTAGTCGTTGCCCTTCATGTCAAAAGTGTGGCCAGTGATGCTGCTGGGATCAGTCTCACCCATCTGACTGTCTGCTGCGTGGCTTTGGGAAGAAACTTCACCTGGGAGGTTGGAGAATGGATCCTTCCGCTCTGcgttaaaagaaaatagagtaaGTGGAGGTCACAGAGAGGGGGTTCTAAATGGACAGCACTTAGATAGATGCTGTGGCATCCAGCACCTCCCCAATATCTCCACATTAAGGACCAGTTTGTCAGGAAAAGGATGTTTCCCCAACAAGAGCTTTGGACATTCACAAAACCCCTAAACCTCCATGAAGTGAAGGTGATGGGTGCTGCAGAAGGATCCAGAGTTGGGATCCCGACATAAAGGAAGTGGGCAGTTCTCAGAAATCAATGGCACGGGATCCAGAGGTATGAACTGTGCTACAGTTTTTATGTGTTATGTTTAATATCCTTGGGAAACCTACACAACAACCTACACAACTAACCAAGAGAACTGGTTAGAACTGCTCCAGGAACCTCCCTGTGACAGCACAACTAATGAAAACTGCCACGTATCAGGAAGTCTGACAGCATGTGGCAATAACAGACCGAGAAAATTGGATAAACTGAGCCAAAGTGGTAAAACCAGTCTCGAAAGCCTCCAccaagagggaaaataaagacCAGAGGTCAGATCTGAAAAGACATCAAAGTGTGAGTTTGAGAAAACATGACAAATTAGCAGAAAGCGTCTCTCCTCTTCCATCATTTGTTTTGGCAGCCTAATACTGGTTCtcagtttaaaagcagaatCCCAGCACCTGCAGACATTGCACTCTATCCACGCTGCCTCCTAAATCCACTGCAGTCTGTCTGCAAAGGGTTTAACAGTCCCACTCTGGTTTTGCAGTGTTAACAAACCTGGCCCCTGATCCAGACCCTCAGCCCTAAGTATCAAAGGCCCTTTGGCAGCTGCTGAATGTGCTGTTACCACTGCCTGGTCATGATCTGACAGCGATGGTGGATGGCTCTGTTTTTAAGGTAAATATTTCCATAAGGAGCAGCATTCTTACCGCTTTCTGCTGGCTTTTGGGTGTGAGGCTTTGAAGGCCTGTTAACCACGCTTTTTTTCACCTTACTCTTCACTGGCTTTGCGGCGCTTTCAGTAACAGGAGCGTTTTTCACATCCGAATTCTTCAGCATCTTTGGTCTCTTTGTTTCTAAGCCAgaactgctgggagctgaggttCTCTTCTGGACAGGTTCAGACTGTGTTTTGTGCACAAATTCTGCAGACAGCATCTCTGCACCTGGGACAAGGAAAAGGGTGGGCATGCAAGGACTCATTCCAGATCCATCAGCTCTGAGCACCCGGAGGGAAACACGGCCCCTAATAAAGCCTCACTATCCAAGCTGGATACCCCAGAGAAGCAGGAGGAAGTCAGCCCCAATTATATAGCACTTACCTCTTTTCCCTCTGTGAGGAAACTGTAAACGGGCTAATTTAAGCATGGGCTCATTGGAGTTGGCCACAAGCCTTGTATTTTTAGGGAATAAGAACGTGATGTTGAGTTTCGTGCTTGCTCTTGTTTTCCTACTGCTGTCCCCCACAGGATGTATCTGCGTCTTGAGGGGTGACCATTTCTTCGTGGTGCTTGTCACAGCAGTTTCGCTggatttcctcttgttctgcttCACCGACAGCTTGCTAGACGCACTAACATCTTTTGTGGGCCCTTTGCTCTGGTCCAACCCTACAGCAGCCTTTGGGTTTCCACTTTTTACATCAGGAGGGATTGGGTCTGGTGGTACAGTTAAAGAGAAGTCCGCTTTACAAGCAGTCTCTGAGTTGCTGCAAAGAGATTGAGCGGTGCCAGCCAAGCATTCTAAGGCAGCTGACATTTCCAGAGTGTAGCTGCTGGGATTGGAGAGGTaatgctgcagctgggagaaagACTGCTCCGAGTGTCCTCTGCAGGATTTAATACCTTCATCCTTAGCTGGTGACGGGCAAGAAGAACAGGGAGTTTCAGTGTTTTGGCTGGAGgcttgctgtgtgttttgttcaAGCTTCATGTATTCTTGGAAGTGTTGTTTGATGAACACGTTGGTACCGAGCGCGTCCCCCCATGAAGAATTGGAGGCTTTCTGCAAGGCATAGCGAAGTCCAGGCAAAACAGAGGCTATTTGCAGAGAGATGTCACTATCTTTCCCTTCACGTTTTAGATTATGCCCTtcaactgcaaaaaaaaaagagagaattttacttttattaacAAAGGATTACGTTCCCCGTTTACCATTACAGGATAAGAGAACATGAAAGGCACGAGCAAGTCCCCAAAGCCAATCCACAAGAAGCTGGCCAGGGAGCAACGTCTTGGTTCAGTGGGTGCTTGTAACTGCTGCAAGGTACAAAAGAATGGCACACGGGGAGTCAAAAGTGGacaaactgaagatgaaatatATACACCCCTGGTGTATCCATGAGCTCCCTTCTGCAGGgtcacacacagcagcttcatCTCCTTACTCCAGCAATTTTATGGCAAGTCTTCACATTAGAACACTcagagctctgaaaataatgaaatgaaaacccTCCTTGCCTGCTTCATCCCCTACATGGCCTACATGTGGGTCAAGGGCCATCAGAAGGGACTTCAGGGCCTTGGGATGATGGCTAAAGGAACTGAATGCACAgatcatcttttcttctctgcctcctgTATTGGGTAaggacacagaaacaaaccaaaggaTTTTACCTTTAAATAACCGGCCTTGTGACTGCAGGTGATGTCAGAACTTTGGATCTTTTGACAGCCAATTAACCTACGTGGTACTGGGTTTGTGGGCATCAGATGGGGTTTGCCTTTCTCAAAGGGGGAGAAGGGTCCTTGGGGAAAAGCTAGTGGGGCTCATTGGGAGGGCTTTAAACTGGGTCTGAAGGGGACTGGGGGGATAGTGAGCCTTCCCATGGTGAGGGTTCTGATGGACAAGGGTGAGGAGCAGAGTTGGCACATTTTTAAGGAGGTTTTCCTTGGGGCACAGGAGCTCTCCAGGTGTAACAAGCCAGGAAAGGAAGACAAGAGACCAGCGTGGCTGAACTGGAtcaaactgaagagcaagaagaaaatgcacaggcagtggaaacAGAGACAGGTATCATGGGAATATTACATATTAAAGTCCAACTAATGTTTCTTTTGGCTGCAGGGCCAAGCTGACAGCTCCAGCATCCTTCCCTATCACTTCCCCTTGCAGCAAGACTAAATCCAGGCAGCCTGGGGCATGCAAGagcttctcttgctttctgaGATGCATCGTTTTCTTCACCTATTGGCCTTGTGCTGTCTTGCACTGGCAATGCTGCTCCTTGTTACTGGCAAGCCCAGGCATCCCTAAGAGCCTGGCTGGGGAACGCAGCAGCACGTCTGCACAGTGAGTGTTATGCTGCCCTACATTCCTCCTGTCGGCTGTCTGGACAGGAAGCACACAGCTTCAGAGGCTGCTggttttgaaatggaaaacattattCATGCTTCGAGTTTGAGCTGAGTGACTTTaagcgtgtg
The Coturnix japonica isolate 7356 chromosome 1, Coturnix japonica 2.1, whole genome shotgun sequence DNA segment above includes these coding regions:
- the TASOR2 gene encoding protein TASOR 2 isoform X2, whose protein sequence is MGERRDEAAPGPGAGLYPESKESGSLLQTAVSVLQNSYLDSTSQDGFWYSQAILVENDVFLNELKAFVQAKEAAGYSQEELEETFAFLLFDNEEEAKEVCQTGLRVNSSSISMLGDPAKGVYISKYADCLHPRPWYHGKSGFIVICKLIKGKVKVVSENYTTSYTCPSPGYDCHVAMSRSIMSSKSSPCRAFEQNQYYVYEVSEGSTAERPRQICPYIVIACQYRETKEMPILARESLPEPNHKGLYCPWRGQLSIRGQLLCNIALRTPYSSTIPAQLPHNLDINHVMGLSDLKKKLPEAAFGKRNYIEKEVCFQGVYFSLYEVEISNKDQHKMDQLLENLRKRDLAIIKCLQDHGVLILLTSSALAQDDGFDPKEPVSLLALFLFSSSQSVCLRVEGHNLKREGKDSDISLQIASVLPGLRYALQKASNSSWGDALGTNVFIKQHFQEYMKLEQNTQQASSQNTETPCSSCPSPAKDEGIKSCRGHSEQSFSQLQHYLSNPSSYTLEMSAALECLAGTAQSLCSNSETACKADFSLTVPPDPIPPDVKSGNPKAAVGLDQSKGPTKDVSASSKLSVKQNKRKSSETAVTSTTKKWSPLKTQIHPVGDSSRKTRASTKLNITFLFPKNTRLVANSNEPMLKLARLQFPHRGKRGAEMLSAEFVHKTQSEPVQKRTSAPSSSGLETKRPKMLKNSDVKNAPVTESAAKPVKSKVKKSVVNRPSKPHTQKPAESERKDPFSNLPGEVSSQSHAADSQMGETDPSSITGHTFDMKGNDYESHALNLLADLALGSCIPPFIPMDSGTIALSCSSSTDSAKEQQSHCKHKSSRGASDHEYHRVEKFAKAAVSSSKASLNQKLLPAGKTELKDSTPVPGEKSLGINSKNSQQTCVLPPRETMQEATEVNKHSFVSSEHSYASLMHEHSKKHRGVPHPRSAPFRNGTRSSQAAPPVGKVLPFCHQNSTCPQSPLEAMRARRRSSLLPPRRKGDFAKSHTVNHCGETMKVTCRWEEEYLFHLDSRYTNDALEKTVIRALHGPWDCDLPDDVEEMKLILHMWVALFYSKPSELFSSTRKVVKHSNPKKYVSLNSTGDFFELSEDSDDCFELETCPADSRSDPDQTPRSSLDPSTHCQGCFHPEKSAADSQTDADGTPGVVDSTVSSSSGEEEPSSTSPESPSLTEHADQSNPAGKDRTEKCVHDVSTITAVEPLKEELRDAEMTPSPSEELGDAGEPQAVLGRENPRGQTLNFSPAPQSAALCAQHGGGEQPESMGAACSRGDHSPRSCDSMPSEASLKTHSNLIGLGEEERESQEPIGRSEKEEEEVEEGKREKEDSENESTITRPVDLAFSERGDGELVNSAPPKPSGAMATPNAGANSIGLACTDDPVSVLPLSPSQNLVCGVTVTSSSRLASEVLRDGLEQKDEDCAPSAETWVLAGSKAACTAGPESPRDQGPFLTLSPDSSICSDGGTDMGAAPENQVAATLLQTPPRGGPGGSLSQRSSGDSAELTLLSAAEKPPKSNETSTADAPQELKTSLCDLLDSSSSVREEEPVGDIPPLAVAQHQQSSPNSPSLPSPHQDPSPHGTAADTCCCLLKQSEQEPDLCPHGKPCKTVVAAALSVAAENPALSGSLKPECAEGAKKDLGLCHAESTESSPLDILTPEEPGSRPCSPLHGHETEPDPVIGVDPKMSPAPAPDAALSSSCVEQLPPDADSKCACPGSPKECEGGNSIPPAPPASSGAGELFMPMGEPTFLCSQGDSAVLADPHCADEELEEGEIPVLPIPTSQLCADSGESSVVSDTGVILDALLKAKCLPSTEKYVGLSWEDPSYRSSSSDSDWEKHLGRTSHPLLKPRCCHCLRSMGATRTDCDSSSSISLGCSEGCSEEWGSLSTEEGCWWPTSQWNTSSRHVPPYVNITDSRGISRDYLNFMVTTKCPGRMGSSQGQTHLRESLMGTWKGFEEITQHTLDMERLRFHNKLKQILRSGTPPLSTSIFPRDCSPQESPVRGAPHSSRSRSPLQVTILPSDARPRTLRSHQRRSHRRDPSHCTPSWGTCGWQRSRASSPDQGCAAPFHLSKLKYENKLKDSREDISVILNEYAEFNRVMLSRVDTEGKSRGKGLAQGEAISSRRRVSLPRQGAPFEDVITELCNTLQFRLRSMAEEACRQPGMFYLVETGEEPFFARVKTLLKKDGHVEVEPLSFCRMKHRDTNWLLVIIRNEDISSHIHKVPCLLRLKHCPSVVFAGVDSPEDITDQTYQELFCSGGFVVSDDELLEMATLGQLKEVVKVLEKLNRSGRWKWFLHYKESKKLRENIRVDTIAHRKNLILKSCQDLIEVLHYHACDSSSSPRSECMKCLLNLQVQHVGARFAVYLTEKPSVIRNVFESKGILVADISTFLWMAEKLAAPFRRSCW